One segment of Trachemys scripta elegans isolate TJP31775 chromosome 1, CAS_Tse_1.0, whole genome shotgun sequence DNA contains the following:
- the TMCC3 gene encoding transmembrane and coiled-coil domain protein 3 isoform X2, which produces MNTLSLPLNIRRGGSDTNLNFDVPDGILEFHKVKLNADSLKQKILKVTEQIKIEQTARDGNVAEYLKLVNSADKQQAGRIKQVFEKKNQKSAHSIAQLQKKLEQYHRKLKDIEQNGSSKSSKDISKDNLKDIHPPLKDVHGKSRISGQGAESSKSGVPGVSLTPPVFVFSKSREFANLIRNKFGSADNISHLKNTLDEFRPETSSRAYGGSATIVAKPKYVSDDECSSGTSGSADSNGNHSFGPGGTNALDSQAKLSMILEELREIKETQSQLADDIQNLKAQFQRDYGFISQTLQEERYRYERLEDQLNDLTDLHQHETANLKQELASIEERVAYQACERSRDVQEALESCQTRVFKLEFHQQEQQALQSETVNARVLLGKCINVILAFMTVILVCVSTIAKFIAPMMKSRFHIICTFFAVTLLAIFCKNWDYIICAIERMIIPR; this is translated from the exons ATGAATACTCTGAGTTTGCCACTTAACATTCGCCGTGGGGGTTCAGACACCAACCTCAACTTTGATGTACCTGATGGGATCTTAGAATTTCACAAAGTCAAACTTAATGCAGATAGCCTGAAACAAAAAATTTTGAAAGTTACAGAACAGATCAAAATTGAACAAACAGCCCGTGATGGAAATGTGGCTGAATATTTAAAACTGGTGAACAGTGCGGACAAGCAGCAGGCTGGACGAATTAAACAAGTCTTTGAGAAGAAGAACCAGAAATCTGCCCACTCCATTGCCCAGCTACAGAAGAAATTGGAACAGTATCACCGAAAGCTCAAAGACATTGAACAAAATGGATCTTCCAAAAGTTCCAAAGATATTTCGAAAGATAACTTGAAGGATATCCATCCCCCTTTAAAAGATGTCCATGGCAAATCTCGTATCAGTGGCCAAGGTGCTGAGAGCAGCAAATCGGGTGTGCCAGGTGTCTCCTTGACACCACCAGTGTTTGTTTTCAGCAAGTCGAGAGAGTTTGCAAACTTGATCCGAAATAAATTTGGTAGTGCTGACAACATTTCTCACCTGAAAAATACCCTGGATGAATTTCGGCCAGAAACTAGTTCCAGGGCCTATGGTGGCAGTGCTACTATTGTTGCTAAACCAAAATATGTTAGTGATGATGAGTGCTCAAGTGGGACATCTGGCTCTGCAGATAGTAATGGGAACCATTCCTTTGGGCCTGGTGGGACAAACGCTCTGGACAGCCAAGCAAAGCTTTCCATGATCTTGGAGGAACTGAGAGAAATAAAGGAGACACAGTCCCAATTAGCTGATGACATACAGAATTTAAAAGCACAGTTTCAAAGAGACTATGGTTTTATTTCTCAGACATTGCAGGAGGAAAGATACag atATGAACGATTGGAAGACCAGCTAAACGATCTGACAGATCTTCATCAGCATGAGACTGCAAACCTGAAACAAGAGCTAGCCAGCATAGAAGAAAGAGTGGCATATCAGGCCTGTGAACGGTCACGAGATGTTCAG GAAGCCTTGGAATCTTGCCAGACTAGGGTTTTTAAGCTGGAGTTCCATCAGCAAGAACAGCAAGCACTGCAGTCAGAAACTGTGAATGCCAGAGTACTCCTAGGGAAATGTATAAATGTAATCTTGGCCTTCATGACCGTCATCTTAGTGTGCGTTTCTACCATTGCAAAGTTTATAGCTCCTATGATGAAGAGCCGTTTCCATATCAT